In one window of Bacteriovorax sp. BAL6_X DNA:
- a CDS encoding alpha/beta fold hydrolase — protein MDTSIYIREYRSDKEDAKTVILFHDIGGGHYTFDSLIPLLVEEGLHVVSFDYLGHGLSSGTRGHFESIDEVKNFLKELYYNSKLAQGDEVYTLAVNQGALISLLFSTLFDNVKGNIFLNPKIRIEFNKNLKNELLSKIPWQPNFLSRYHIKLSKQSNDLTANNFVTKRTLIVLNQILKKVQLDVYFMECRNLIFSSNKDSIIFETIMSEFRDEIEIPEFNSVKAIKKQDIIFKETYNWIYEN, from the coding sequence ATGGATACTTCGATTTATATTCGTGAGTATCGCAGCGATAAAGAGGATGCAAAAACTGTCATTCTTTTTCATGACATTGGAGGAGGACACTATACTTTTGATAGCTTGATTCCTTTACTTGTCGAAGAAGGACTACATGTTGTTTCTTTTGATTATTTAGGCCATGGACTAAGCTCAGGAACACGTGGACATTTTGAAAGTATTGACGAAGTTAAAAACTTCTTAAAAGAACTCTATTATAATAGTAAACTTGCTCAAGGAGATGAGGTCTATACTTTGGCCGTTAATCAAGGAGCATTGATCTCACTACTTTTTTCTACATTATTCGATAATGTAAAAGGTAATATCTTTTTAAATCCCAAGATTCGTATAGAATTTAATAAGAATCTTAAAAATGAATTATTATCAAAAATACCTTGGCAGCCAAATTTTTTATCGCGTTATCATATTAAATTGTCAAAGCAGAGTAATGATTTAACTGCTAATAATTTTGTGACAAAGAGAACATTAATCGTTCTTAATCAAATCTTGAAAAAAGTTCAATTAGACGTCTATTTCATGGAATGCAGGAACTTAATATTTAGTAGTAACAAGGATAGTATTATTTTTGAGACGATTATGAGTGAATTTAGAGATGAAATAGAAATCCCAGAGTTTAATTCTGTTAAGGCCATAAAAAAACAAGACATTATTTTCAAAGAAACTTATAATTGGATATATGAAAACTAA
- a CDS encoding serine/threonine-protein kinase, translating to MSEEKKFERFGRYLILDHLVDGGMAKICRARFLGEQADKIVAIKMVQPQFSSDEAFQTMFMDEIKTTFGLLHPNIVQTYDYGFHNGQLFVAMEYCDGRNLKQYIDKLKEHNYVFPVEISSFITIQAAQGLHYAHTFTDKLTGKPANIIHRDISPHNIMLTFDGSVKVIDFGIAKSETNSEATQAGTIKGKLSYLAPEYLDGLDLDPRYDLFATAITLWEMLCSRKLFKASNDLAVLKKIQECKIPVPSSINPMVPKELDKIILKALHKDRNKRYQSLEEFARALNKFLYSTYPDFNSSDLSYFAKELFKDEIKVDRERMYEFGQIELGPYIRDYKNETEGKPSTGDSVDATEPSDAKKRKEKEALFELDIDEQTDIQVEGSIPKLDMASKSAKTKINKIDIRSNKTSASTKIKRIKRKKKVETKKKNYFIHVASIAAIAAGVYFAKDHIPFLKDSKTAPTEVAEAPGTKTKAKRTPTSNQNGMITLKNFSRNKDKLYINGAEKSVDVLNRLKVRANELLTIRVEKTGREHFIAQDISVQDGESRNIQVESMAKAYYGYLQTSSACIRGSISFELFGEQREEKLPIRFVPGIPFATGMNSQGDSIPKEYEVVIKDSKSSVPHKVSFEIQNSKVVDLCKLL from the coding sequence ATGAGTGAAGAAAAGAAATTTGAAAGATTTGGTCGATACCTTATTCTAGATCACTTAGTTGATGGTGGTATGGCCAAAATTTGTCGTGCACGCTTTCTGGGGGAGCAAGCCGATAAGATTGTTGCTATCAAAATGGTCCAACCACAATTTTCATCAGACGAAGCATTTCAGACAATGTTTATGGATGAGATTAAAACGACTTTTGGATTGTTACATCCAAATATCGTTCAGACCTATGATTATGGTTTCCATAATGGCCAGCTTTTCGTTGCGATGGAATATTGTGATGGAAGAAACCTAAAGCAATATATTGATAAGCTAAAGGAACATAATTATGTTTTTCCAGTAGAAATTTCGTCTTTCATTACGATTCAGGCCGCTCAAGGTCTTCACTATGCTCACACATTTACAGATAAACTGACAGGAAAGCCTGCCAATATCATTCACCGTGATATTTCACCTCATAATATCATGTTAACTTTTGATGGCTCTGTTAAGGTTATTGACTTTGGTATTGCAAAGTCTGAAACAAACTCTGAAGCGACTCAAGCGGGAACAATTAAAGGAAAGTTATCTTACCTTGCTCCTGAATACTTAGATGGATTAGATCTTGATCCACGTTATGACTTATTTGCAACGGCAATTACTCTTTGGGAAATGCTGTGCTCTCGAAAATTGTTTAAAGCTTCAAATGACTTAGCTGTTTTAAAGAAGATTCAGGAATGTAAAATTCCAGTTCCTTCTTCAATCAATCCAATGGTTCCAAAAGAACTTGATAAGATCATCTTAAAGGCACTTCATAAAGATCGTAATAAGCGCTATCAATCTCTTGAAGAGTTTGCTCGCGCTCTTAATAAGTTTCTATATTCGACGTATCCAGACTTTAACTCTTCAGATCTTTCATACTTCGCGAAAGAACTATTTAAAGACGAAATTAAAGTAGATCGTGAAAGAATGTATGAGTTTGGTCAAATTGAACTAGGCCCATATATTAGAGACTATAAAAATGAAACAGAAGGTAAGCCTTCTACTGGTGATAGCGTCGATGCAACTGAGCCTTCTGATGCTAAGAAGAGAAAAGAGAAAGAAGCTCTTTTTGAACTCGATATTGATGAACAAACAGATATTCAGGTTGAAGGTTCAATACCTAAGCTTGATATGGCATCAAAATCGGCAAAAACAAAGATTAATAAGATTGATATTCGCTCTAATAAAACAAGTGCGAGTACAAAAATTAAGCGTATAAAGAGAAAGAAGAAAGTTGAAACAAAGAAGAAGAATTACTTCATTCATGTTGCTTCTATTGCGGCAATTGCTGCAGGAGTCTACTTCGCTAAGGATCATATTCCATTCTTAAAGGACTCGAAGACTGCTCCGACAGAGGTTGCAGAGGCGCCGGGCACAAAAACAAAGGCTAAACGTACTCCAACGAGTAATCAAAATGGAATGATAACGCTTAAGAATTTCAGTAGAAATAAAGATAAGTTATATATCAATGGTGCTGAAAAAAGTGTTGATGTTTTAAATCGATTAAAAGTTCGTGCAAATGAACTACTGACAATTCGAGTTGAAAAGACAGGGCGTGAGCACTTTATAGCACAAGATATATCTGTACAGGATGGTGAGTCTCGCAATATTCAAGTAGAGTCGATGGCAAAGGCATACTATGGTTACCTACAGACAAGCTCTGCATGTATCCGTGGATCAATTAGCTTTGAACTATTTGGAGAGCAAAGAGAAGAAAAATTACCAATTCGCTTTGTTCCGGGGATTCCTTTTGCGACAGGTATGAATTCACAAGGTGACAGTATTCCAAAAGAGTATGAAGTCGTCATTAAGGATTCAAAGAGCTCTGTGCCACACAAGGTGAGCTTTGAGATACAGAATTCTAAAGTTGTTGATCTTTGTAAGCTACTATAA
- a CDS encoding efflux RND transporter permease subunit, producing the protein MNQLSKFFIENHKFTIVVTFFLLIYGLMGLNKMTSESYPTVSFATAIVTTVYDGASANDIEIKITKPIEDEIRTVSGVKDVKSTSQAGLSKIVIRVDMDNVDSVDDVMSDLQKAVDRVSDLPQDLQDAPLFQEINSDEIPVYQIALVGPNSIRERDEVADILKEDIEDIKAVKGVTLDGFAKRKFEIILDLEKLERQHIGIDEVLNKLRLRNVNVPGGTLKTVDDQKLVRIEAKVTNVQELRNILIRSNFSGANIFLDDVAQVIDGKEEKKVITSYNGEEATLITISKKSGEDTITMVEEIKAHMEKFEKRYPEYKFYVYNNEELKVVNKLEVLASNAVSGLLLVIFFLFIFLPGRIGLLASMSLPLAVFGTLGFMPDYGLTLNAMTVLALVIALGMLVDNSVVISENFTRLMNEEGYSAKEAALSSVKSLWLPITGTAMTTIAAFIPMLVTKGIMGQFIMAIPIIVTISLILSLIESFFLLPMRLAKYSGSAKKTGAEKKADWFTKFQTKFETLMRVAIKHRYISAFFFTSIIIGSLVFMALGNKFILFPADQTEIYLSRFEAKRGTPVEMTEKYMLEVSRKIKEKIGDEAKHIVGFAGKAAIGFSDPKDKEGNNVGLLFIYVNDYAKYNIAETKMLKKLREIKIPELESLTFESQVNGPPVGEDIQGTFRANSFEQLDAIIAEISGELEKIDGILDLKTDDVYGDEEVYVDIDYVRADQLGVSASQIGTAIRAAIAGSIASTVTLDNKDVDLEVRFKKALRGKPNDILNIQVMDNRGNLIPLKSLAKIRKENGTPNVKRYDFKRSKTLIGSVDNINATSAMANIKLKQIFDKVASKYPGVSLRFGGAAESTKESLESLAQAGVLAVIAIFAILVFLFKSFLRPMIIMMTIPLGFIGFSIAFATPILSGYPDRSRPISFLALIGIIGLAGIIVNSGIVLISFIDELRSEGKLSLNEILVKASGLRLRAVLVTSLTTVSGLLPTAYGIGGSDAMLVPMTMSMAWGLTSGTIMTLIFIPCAYAIIEDFVELTDKIANKIFKRDAASVSNHQDEASTEILDSKEVEV; encoded by the coding sequence ATGAATCAATTATCGAAATTCTTTATAGAGAATCATAAGTTTACAATTGTTGTCACATTTTTCCTTTTAATCTATGGATTAATGGGACTGAACAAAATGACTTCTGAGTCATATCCTACCGTTTCATTTGCTACAGCTATTGTAACAACAGTATACGACGGTGCCTCAGCAAATGACATTGAAATTAAAATCACAAAACCTATTGAAGATGAAATTAGGACCGTTTCAGGTGTAAAGGACGTTAAGTCAACTTCACAAGCTGGTCTTTCTAAAATCGTCATACGAGTTGATATGGATAATGTTGATAGTGTTGATGATGTTATGAGTGATCTTCAAAAAGCAGTAGACCGTGTATCTGATCTACCACAAGATCTTCAAGATGCTCCACTATTCCAGGAGATTAACTCGGATGAAATTCCAGTATATCAAATTGCACTAGTTGGCCCTAATTCAATTCGTGAAAGAGATGAAGTAGCGGATATCTTAAAAGAAGACATTGAAGATATTAAGGCCGTAAAAGGTGTTACACTAGATGGTTTTGCTAAAAGAAAGTTTGAGATTATTCTTGATCTAGAAAAGCTTGAAAGACAACATATTGGTATTGATGAGGTATTAAATAAACTACGTCTAAGAAACGTAAACGTTCCAGGTGGAACTTTAAAAACTGTAGATGATCAAAAGCTTGTTCGTATTGAAGCAAAAGTTACAAATGTTCAAGAGCTTAGGAATATTCTCATCCGTTCAAACTTTTCAGGAGCTAATATTTTCCTAGATGACGTTGCTCAAGTAATTGACGGGAAAGAGGAAAAGAAAGTAATTACTTCATATAATGGTGAAGAAGCGACACTAATTACAATCTCAAAAAAATCAGGTGAAGATACTATTACTATGGTTGAAGAGATTAAAGCTCATATGGAGAAGTTTGAAAAACGTTATCCAGAGTATAAGTTCTACGTCTACAATAACGAAGAACTAAAGGTTGTTAACAAGCTTGAAGTACTAGCTTCAAACGCTGTATCAGGACTACTTCTTGTTATATTCTTCCTATTTATATTTCTTCCTGGACGTATTGGACTTCTTGCTAGTATGTCACTACCACTTGCTGTATTTGGAACACTAGGTTTTATGCCGGACTACGGTCTTACATTAAACGCCATGACTGTTCTAGCACTTGTAATTGCACTAGGTATGCTTGTTGATAATAGTGTTGTTATCAGCGAGAACTTTACACGTCTAATGAATGAGGAAGGATATAGCGCTAAAGAAGCTGCCCTATCGAGTGTTAAATCGCTGTGGCTTCCAATTACTGGTACGGCAATGACAACGATTGCGGCCTTTATTCCTATGCTTGTGACAAAAGGAATTATGGGGCAATTCATCATGGCCATTCCAATCATTGTAACAATCTCTCTTATTCTTTCTCTAATTGAATCATTTTTTCTATTACCAATGAGACTTGCAAAGTATTCAGGTTCAGCAAAGAAAACAGGAGCAGAAAAGAAAGCCGATTGGTTTACAAAATTTCAAACTAAATTTGAAACTCTTATGAGAGTTGCGATTAAACATCGTTATATCTCAGCATTTTTCTTCACAAGTATCATCATTGGTTCACTTGTTTTTATGGCCCTAGGTAATAAGTTTATCCTCTTCCCTGCAGATCAAACGGAAATTTACCTTTCTCGCTTTGAAGCAAAAAGAGGGACACCTGTTGAAATGACAGAAAAGTATATGCTTGAAGTTAGTCGCAAGATTAAAGAGAAGATTGGTGATGAAGCTAAGCATATCGTAGGTTTTGCAGGGAAAGCGGCTATTGGTTTCTCAGATCCAAAGGATAAAGAAGGTAATAACGTTGGTCTTCTTTTCATTTATGTAAATGATTACGCCAAATACAATATTGCTGAAACAAAAATGCTTAAAAAGCTACGTGAAATTAAAATCCCAGAGCTTGAGTCATTAACATTTGAATCTCAAGTAAACGGACCTCCTGTAGGTGAAGATATTCAAGGAACATTTAGAGCTAATAGCTTTGAGCAACTTGATGCAATCATTGCGGAAATTTCAGGTGAATTAGAAAAAATTGACGGTATTCTAGACCTTAAAACAGATGATGTTTACGGAGATGAAGAAGTTTACGTTGATATCGACTATGTCCGCGCCGATCAACTAGGTGTTTCAGCATCACAAATTGGTACGGCGATAAGGGCCGCTATCGCTGGTAGTATTGCGAGTACTGTGACATTAGATAATAAGGACGTTGACCTAGAAGTGCGTTTTAAGAAAGCACTTAGAGGAAAACCTAATGATATCCTTAATATTCAAGTTATGGATAATCGTGGAAACCTTATCCCATTAAAGTCACTTGCCAAAATTCGCAAAGAAAATGGAACGCCAAATGTTAAGCGCTATGACTTCAAGAGGTCTAAAACTTTAATTGGTTCTGTTGATAATATTAATGCTACTTCGGCCATGGCCAATATAAAGCTTAAGCAAATTTTCGATAAGGTAGCTTCTAAATACCCAGGTGTATCACTTCGTTTTGGAGGGGCCGCAGAGAGTACCAAAGAATCTCTTGAGTCACTTGCTCAAGCTGGAGTACTAGCGGTTATTGCAATCTTTGCAATTCTAGTATTCCTATTTAAGAGTTTTCTACGTCCAATGATTATCATGATGACAATTCCGCTAGGATTCATCGGCTTCTCAATTGCCTTTGCAACACCGATCCTTAGTGGTTACCCAGATCGTTCACGTCCAATCAGCTTCCTTGCCTTGATTGGAATTATTGGCCTTGCTGGTATTATCGTAAACTCTGGAATTGTTCTTATCAGCTTCATTGATGAACTTAGGTCAGAAGGAAAACTAAGCCTAAATGAAATCTTAGTAAAAGCTTCGGGACTTCGTCTAAGAGCAGTACTTGTTACTTCGCTTACTACAGTATCAGGTCTTCTACCTACTGCCTACGGTATTGGTGGATCAGATGCAATGCTTGTTCCTATGACAATGTCAATGGCATGGGGACTAACATCAGGGACAATTATGACTCTGATATTTATTCCTTGTGCCTATGCAATCATCGAAGACTTCGTAGAGCTCACAGATAAGATAGCAAATAAAATCTTCAAAAGAGATGCTGCTAGTGTTTCAAATCATCAAGATGAAGCTTCTACAGAGATCCTTGATTCGAAAGAGGTAGAAGTATAA
- a CDS encoding YihY/virulence factor BrkB family protein, giving the protein MKKYMNAVRLDPDKIEKDFLEFCKTFVLRLIASIFLFKKRKGEVLAGATTFFTILSFGPAIMILISIIGAYLGDSDTAKEHIITMIFSNFPQIDTSVLNAIKHLVEEQVKGSFIDWHQLGLWFFACLGISTSFIFGINTLSKVDIDGGMIQDDLRSAIFGIVLALFFLIVSFLMEKNVIVGLLSNLTTHSNELYYLIELLLLPFTITTFALVYKVSAQIKVSYKDALCGACVFIMCFFVGKSTYWVYLKYFKDDLVSDYGSFYNLLVAMIWVYYIICSFYLGACYTYVPKIKIFDGKKRGKR; this is encoded by the coding sequence ATGAAAAAGTATATGAACGCCGTTAGGCTCGATCCTGACAAAATTGAAAAAGACTTTCTTGAATTTTGTAAGACATTCGTACTTCGCTTAATTGCTTCGATTTTCTTGTTTAAGAAGAGAAAGGGAGAGGTTCTTGCTGGAGCTACTACTTTTTTTACCATCTTAAGCTTTGGCCCTGCCATAATGATCTTAATTTCAATTATTGGTGCTTATCTTGGAGATAGTGATACAGCCAAAGAGCATATTATCACTATGATTTTCTCTAATTTTCCGCAAATAGATACATCTGTTTTAAATGCAATTAAGCATTTAGTTGAAGAACAGGTTAAGGGTTCATTTATCGATTGGCACCAACTAGGACTATGGTTCTTTGCCTGTCTTGGGATTAGCACTTCATTTATCTTTGGAATTAATACCCTTTCAAAAGTTGATATCGATGGAGGGATGATTCAGGATGATCTTAGATCAGCTATTTTTGGTATCGTTTTAGCTCTCTTTTTTCTCATCGTTTCTTTTCTTATGGAAAAGAATGTCATCGTTGGTTTGCTATCAAATTTAACAACACATTCTAACGAACTTTATTACCTTATCGAATTACTTTTACTACCTTTTACGATCACAACTTTTGCACTCGTTTATAAGGTTTCAGCTCAAATCAAGGTTAGTTATAAAGATGCTCTGTGTGGCGCATGTGTCTTCATTATGTGCTTTTTTGTAGGGAAGTCGACTTATTGGGTTTATCTTAAGTATTTTAAAGACGATTTAGTTAGTGATTACGGAAGTTTTTATAACCTACTCGTGGCAATGATTTGGGTTTATTATATTATATGTTCCTTTTATTTAGGGGCCTGTTATACGTATGTTCCGAAGATAAAGATTTTCGACGGTAAGAAAAGAGGTAAACGTTGA
- a CDS encoding class I SAM-dependent methyltransferase: MHCPLCHSNSIHLYANTLGSDYFECKNCSYVFKDRSKLLDSVVEKSRYDTHENNSEDQGYVDFLNRLILPLSERLSENSYGLDFGCGPGPTISKEMSKRGHHVEDYDIYYANKPELLENQYDFVTSTEVWEHFYEPAKDIKKCWDLVKPGGHLGVMTYFTPEEKEKFSNWWYLRDETHVGFYNEAVFRYIAKELGASLEILSRQVVILKKDLS, encoded by the coding sequence ATGCACTGTCCATTATGTCATAGTAACTCAATTCATCTGTATGCCAATACTTTAGGTAGTGACTACTTTGAATGTAAGAATTGTTCTTATGTTTTTAAGGATCGCTCTAAACTACTTGATAGTGTCGTGGAGAAGTCACGCTACGATACTCATGAAAATAATAGTGAAGATCAGGGTTATGTTGATTTCTTAAATCGACTTATTTTACCGTTGAGTGAAAGACTTTCTGAAAATAGTTATGGGTTAGATTTTGGTTGTGGCCCAGGGCCTACAATTTCAAAAGAGATGAGCAAGCGTGGTCATCATGTTGAAGACTACGATATTTATTATGCCAACAAACCTGAGCTTTTAGAAAACCAGTACGACTTTGTTACTTCGACAGAAGTGTGGGAACATTTTTACGAACCCGCAAAAGATATAAAAAAATGCTGGGATCTTGTGAAGCCAGGTGGACATTTAGGTGTGATGACATATTTTACACCGGAAGAAAAAGAGAAGTTCTCTAATTGGTGGTATCTGCGTGATGAGACTCATGTCGGTTTTTACAACGAAGCAGTCTTTCGCTATATTGCTAAAGAACTAGGGGCGAGTTTAGAGATTTTAAGTCGCCAAGTTGTTATTCTAAAAAAGGATTTATCATGA
- a CDS encoding TetR/AcrR family transcriptional regulator, translated as MSKTTRDLILATASRLFADRGYDNTSIRDIAKEADANVSAINYHFKSKAGLYAEVLNQNTQRMDEVMTGIKNRTNNTEEFSVETFKYFMDESSTFLNSVKMFLMNNLPLDKELVPKSCLEDAKGPPGVQILIELIREEINYKDDDEFLLLWGARNILHNMTMIALVSQSSLIKMSNEEQLHFTEAEKIESIKRNVQATLNFIR; from the coding sequence ATGAGCAAGACAACAAGAGATTTAATTTTAGCAACTGCGAGTCGGCTTTTTGCCGACCGCGGTTATGATAATACTTCGATTCGTGACATCGCCAAAGAAGCAGATGCTAATGTTTCGGCCATCAATTACCACTTTAAATCGAAGGCCGGACTTTATGCTGAAGTTTTAAATCAAAACACTCAGCGTATGGATGAAGTGATGACAGGAATAAAGAATAGAACAAATAATACGGAAGAGTTTTCTGTCGAAACTTTCAAATATTTCATGGATGAGAGTAGTACATTTTTAAATTCAGTAAAAATGTTCTTAATGAATAACCTTCCTTTAGACAAAGAGCTTGTACCAAAGTCCTGCCTTGAAGATGCAAAAGGACCTCCAGGTGTTCAAATTTTAATTGAATTAATCAGAGAAGAAATTAACTATAAAGATGACGATGAATTTCTTCTTTTATGGGGAGCAAGGAATATTCTTCACAATATGACTATGATCGCCTTAGTTTCCCAGTCTTCTCTCATAAAAATGTCTAACGAAGAACAGCTTCATTTCACTGAAGCGGAAAAAATTGAGTCAATCAAAAGAAATGTCCAAGCAACTTTAAATTTTATTAGATAA
- a CDS encoding YkgJ family cysteine cluster protein, producing MISCRKGCSACCHTQVSVNQDEAELLATRILEDGIKIDIDSLVRQSTVGNDSAAWFAIPYEQRGCVFLDDKGACRVYSDRPSVCRSNYVISDARYCDTSNGEYKTIRILKTSKADFVTMAAFNLSSKGGALPLMLVESLNKLGEQKLSKSMKKNFKKNSFKRLKELFNSSAM from the coding sequence ATGATTTCTTGTCGGAAAGGTTGTTCGGCTTGCTGTCATACTCAAGTGTCAGTTAACCAGGATGAGGCGGAGCTTTTGGCCACTCGTATCTTAGAAGATGGAATAAAGATTGATATCGATTCATTGGTAAGACAATCTACTGTCGGTAACGATTCTGCTGCGTGGTTTGCAATCCCTTATGAACAAAGGGGCTGTGTTTTCTTAGACGATAAGGGTGCATGTCGTGTGTATTCTGATCGCCCAAGTGTTTGTCGTTCAAATTATGTTATAAGTGATGCCAGATATTGTGATACGTCAAATGGTGAGTATAAGACGATTAGAATATTAAAAACGAGTAAGGCCGACTTTGTGACAATGGCCGCCTTTAATTTAAGCTCTAAAGGTGGAGCATTACCTTTAATGCTTGTTGAGTCTCTAAATAAATTAGGAGAACAAAAATTATCTAAATCAATGAAGAAGAACTTCAAAAAGAATAGCTTTAAAAGGCTAAAAGAGCTTTTCAATAGTAGTGCAATGTAA
- a CDS encoding TolC family protein — MNKYLRHGLKFSVLTVLITGASYSWANTLPVMLDEDKLIQWAEEENFNQLRISLEELAKKQERAKYDENFGFKLDTQANYQETKEKSFAQFIPVTSPLTDFQMKLSKNSKYGLSYGVMVNTNQYSNNFVKDGTTSSAGAFLALDIYKDFLGSTSRAQDASLMVQEEIAKRQRKISSHAFVQEARKLYWKIVANNESTKIAKALLKTTKELQKDTRKRYRSNIADKGDLSRISSQVEARNGQLYLLEFERNELLKTLKSLFPQKLGGKTIQLAAYNLDRTVEDVMGCTQTIAQHSSSLPLEYTEYDEVLGLLQKDLELSQKVNNNYDKSDLKLTTQFEVVGKEYSFSNSFQELTDNGDNRLSVGIQWTMPIGGEKDKTREIQDKIIKRQNLAQAQEVKGKLDAFHAQTLRSVLTLQNVIRAQKRNEVHLRDTLKDSKRKFKQARVTSQDLLIDENLLLNSNLDEISTKYQVIETIINYFTVFNQTPCKLNKRAKL; from the coding sequence ATGAATAAGTACTTACGCCACGGACTTAAATTCTCTGTCCTTACGGTACTAATTACTGGCGCTTCATATAGTTGGGCCAATACCCTTCCCGTCATGCTCGATGAAGACAAACTCATTCAATGGGCCGAGGAAGAAAACTTTAACCAGTTAAGAATCTCTTTAGAGGAGCTTGCTAAGAAACAAGAAAGAGCAAAGTATGACGAAAACTTTGGATTTAAATTAGATACTCAAGCTAATTACCAAGAAACGAAAGAGAAATCTTTTGCTCAATTTATTCCAGTTACCTCACCTCTTACAGACTTTCAAATGAAGCTAAGTAAGAATTCAAAGTACGGACTTTCTTACGGAGTCATGGTTAACACAAACCAATACTCCAATAACTTCGTAAAAGATGGAACAACTTCTTCAGCAGGTGCTTTCTTAGCTCTAGATATCTACAAGGACTTTCTTGGCTCGACTTCTAGAGCACAAGATGCAAGCCTAATGGTACAAGAAGAAATTGCGAAGAGACAAAGAAAGATTTCTTCTCACGCCTTTGTTCAAGAAGCAAGAAAGCTATATTGGAAAATTGTTGCTAATAATGAGTCGACTAAAATTGCAAAGGCCCTTTTAAAAACAACAAAGGAACTACAGAAGGATACAAGAAAGCGCTACCGCAGTAATATTGCAGACAAGGGTGATCTTTCACGTATTAGCTCACAAGTAGAAGCTAGAAATGGCCAACTTTATCTTTTAGAATTTGAAAGAAATGAACTTTTAAAGACATTAAAGTCACTGTTTCCTCAAAAACTTGGTGGGAAAACTATTCAACTTGCAGCATATAACCTTGATAGAACAGTTGAAGATGTAATGGGGTGTACACAAACAATTGCACAGCACTCATCATCGCTACCACTTGAATACACAGAATATGATGAAGTCCTAGGCCTTCTTCAAAAAGACTTAGAATTATCTCAAAAAGTTAATAATAACTATGATAAGTCAGATCTAAAACTTACAACTCAATTCGAAGTTGTTGGTAAAGAATATAGTTTTTCAAATAGCTTTCAGGAATTAACTGATAATGGTGATAATCGTTTATCAGTAGGTATTCAATGGACAATGCCAATTGGTGGAGAAAAAGATAAGACTAGAGAGATTCAAGATAAAATAATCAAGCGTCAAAACCTTGCCCAGGCACAAGAAGTTAAAGGAAAGTTAGATGCCTTTCACGCCCAAACTCTTAGATCAGTATTGACTCTACAAAATGTAATTAGAGCTCAAAAAAGAAACGAAGTGCATTTAAGAGATACTTTAAAAGATTCAAAAAGAAAGTTTAAACAAGCACGTGTTACATCTCAAGATTTACTGATTGATGAGAATCTGCTTTTAAACTCAAACCTTGATGAAATCAGTACAAAGTATCAAGTAATAGAAACTATTATTAATTACTTCACAGTTTTTAATCAAACTCCCTGTAAGTTAAATAAAAGAGCAAAACTATGA
- a CDS encoding class II glutamine amidotransferase — protein sequence MCRLFGFRSVILSQVHQSLVQADNALEVQSREHPHGWGVAYYVRNSPHIIKSTCAALEDKIFKKVSGVVSSQTVLGHIRKATVGETNILNTHPFQYGHWTFAHNGNIKNFDKCREKILEHIPEYFQKFILGTTDSEVLFYFLLSKISKEINLSEEEIDIEFVTNIINSAINKLIEIIGELNFDPKAPPTDNFISFILTNGNLMLAFNGGKKLFYSTYKNKCLDRDTCSSFSPECEAPTQTGYVNHLIFSSEPLSGDNIWIDLKPMEIMGVDFKMRLFNKSLK from the coding sequence ATGTGTCGATTATTTGGATTTAGATCAGTTATATTAAGTCAAGTTCACCAAAGCCTTGTTCAAGCAGACAATGCTCTAGAAGTACAAAGCCGAGAACACCCACATGGTTGGGGTGTAGCCTATTACGTGAGAAACTCTCCCCATATTATCAAATCGACTTGTGCTGCTCTTGAGGATAAGATCTTTAAAAAAGTATCAGGTGTTGTCTCGTCACAAACTGTCCTTGGGCATATTCGTAAAGCAACAGTTGGTGAAACAAATATCCTAAACACTCACCCATTTCAATATGGCCATTGGACCTTTGCACATAATGGAAATATTAAAAATTTTGATAAATGTCGTGAAAAGATCCTAGAACACATTCCTGAATATTTTCAAAAATTTATACTAGGGACAACAGACAGTGAAGTCCTCTTCTACTTTCTTCTGTCTAAGATCTCAAAAGAGATTAACCTAAGTGAAGAAGAGATTGATATCGAATTTGTCACAAATATTATCAATAGTGCAATTAATAAGTTAATTGAGATAATCGGAGAACTTAATTTTGATCCCAAAGCACCTCCGACAGATAACTTTATTTCGTTTATTTTAACAAATGGAAACCTAATGCTTGCCTTTAACGGTGGGAAAAAACTTTTCTACTCAACATATAAGAACAAATGTCTCGATCGCGATACTTGTAGCAGTTTCTCACCAGAGTGTGAAGCCCCAACACAGACCGGTTATGTTAATCATCTTATATTTTCTAGTGAACCATTATCTGGCGATAATATCTGGATTGATCTGAAGCCGATGGAGATTATGGGGGTCGACTTTAAGATGAGATTATTTAATAAAAGTCTTAAATAG